One part of the Rutidosis leptorrhynchoides isolate AG116_Rl617_1_P2 chromosome 1, CSIRO_AGI_Rlap_v1, whole genome shotgun sequence genome encodes these proteins:
- the LOC139885271 gene encoding protein GLUTAMINE DUMPER 2-like: MTLQAASVIAPSSPMIIHRSPWHSPVPYLFGGLAAMLSLIAFALLILACSYSKRAGNGENGDRERDIEAGDSKADNNDKDLAYVFEEKYLVIMAGQANPTFIATPVSSKVTSFCSCSCQKDSTEKLSNDKEKEESSDQLQVRNTENHEAAEQQS, encoded by the coding sequence ATGACTCTACAAGCAGCTTCTGTGATCGCCCCCTCATCGCCGATGATTATTCACCGGTCACCCTGGCACTCGCCGGTGCCGTACCTTTTTGGCGGCCTTGCAGCCATGCTCAGTCTCATTGCTTTTGCTCTCTTAATTCTCGCCTGCTCTTATTCCAAACGCGCCGGAAATGGCGAAAATGGTGATCGAGAACGCGATATTGAGGCCGGAGACTCAAAAGCGGACAATAATGATAAGGACTTGGCATATGTTTTTGAAGAGAAGTATTTGGTAATTATGGCGGGACAAGCAAACCCTACGTTTATTGCGACACCTGTTTCGAGTAAAGTGACGTCGTTTTGTAGTTGTAGTTGCCAGAAGGATTCAACGGAGAAATTGTCGAATGATAAGGAGAAAGAAGAGAGTAGTGATCAGCTACAAGTCAGGAACACGGAGAACCATGAGGCCGCAGAACAACAAAGttga
- the LOC139848096 gene encoding protein GLUTAMINE DUMPER 3-like, translated as MKATTQLSYFLSGLAALLGLVAFALLILACSYFNLAEDIQNAANEERDLEASSSKLDKHKNEGAPRVFDEKYLVVLAGQVRPTFLATPISNGTTLFGQRELMEKSSKSNWEMVDEKMKHESNDDQRLNSLNLS; from the coding sequence ATGAAAGCAACAACTCAACTGTCGTACTTCTTAAGTGGCCTGGCTGCCTTATTAGGTCTTGTTGCTTTTGCTCTCTTGATTCTTGCATGTTCTTACTTCAATCTCGCTGAAGACATCCAAAACGCGGCTAATGAAGAACGAGATCTTGAGGCTAGTAGCTCAAAACTCGATAAGCATAAGAATGAAGGTGCACCTCGTGTTTTTGATGAGAAATATCTAGTGGTTTTGGCGGGACAAGTGAGACCGACGTTTTTGGCAACTCCCATTTCGAATGGAACAACGTTGTTTGGCCAGAGAGAGTTGATGGAGAAATCATCGAAGTCGAACTGGGAAATGGTGGATGAGAAAATGAAACATGAGAGCAATGATGATCAACGACTTAATTCCTTAAATTTAAGCTAG